In Chryseobacterium scophthalmum, the genomic stretch AGAGGAATCTTTACCCCACAGCTCCAGCATGCCCGCATTTGCAAAACGGATGACCATATTTTCCCCTGAGTAGATGGAGGTCGGTGCTGGAGAGGAAGCCAATGCTTGAAGAATTAGATCAAGATTGAAACTGTTATCGGTTAAGTTTTCCTGAGTTATCATAAATATGGCAAAGATATGGAAAGTCCGTTTATTGTGATCAAATTATGGTATATGAAATGCCGGAAAAGTTAATGATGAGAAGTGTTTTTGAGGAGTATAATATTTCGTAATTCAGGTATTTAATGTTTTAACAATTAATTATCACTAAGAAGGAACTCAAAAAAAATAAGATAAGTTAAAGACACTATACATATAAATCATTTTATTGGTCATCTGTAAATCAGGTCAAAGAATGTATCCGGACAATTATTATTGACGTAATAAAGAAGATGATTTATTGTGATGCAAGGTTAAATTCATTAAATTTGAACAGAGCGCTATCATTCAGTTACACTAAAAACTGATCTATTCTTATGAACGAACTTCTTGAAAATATTGTAAAAATAGAGCACGGCTTCAAACATATCATCGAAGCTGGAAGCCTTCTACTTAAAAATGATGGTACCGATCATTTGCCTATGGCAAAAAGATTCATAGAAACCAATCAGGTTTATCAAATCAGAATGTTAGGCGTTTATATGTTGGGCGAAATTTCCCATACAAATCCAGTCGCATTGCATATTCTGAAAAATAGTATTCCAAAAGATAAAAATTGGCGAGTACAGGAGATGCTTGCTAAAGCCTTCGATTCATATTGTAAACACATAGGCTACGAATATGCATTACCCGAAATTGAATCCTGGATCAACAATGAAAATACAAATATTAAACGTGCGGTAACAGAAGGTTTGCGCATATGGACCAGCCGGGATTTCTTTAAACAACATCCGGAAATTGCCATAGAGCTCATCAGTAGAAATAAATTGACAGATAGTGAGTATCTAAGTAAGTCAATTGGAAATTCCTTACGTGATATCAGAAAAAAACATCCTGAAGCAATCGGAAAAGAAACATCGAAATGGGATGTCAATCATCATAAAATACAGTTTATATTAAAGCTGATTAATAAGTGATCATAATAATTACTATGTTGGATTGATAAAGCTTTAGAAAATAAGGCTTGAGTTTATATATAAAATGGTTTCCATCATTTGAATTCTTTTAATTAGTTTTTATATTTAGGAGAATTCTTGTTCTTTGTAAATTTGCTAAAAATAAAAACTCGGATTCAGTAACAATGATTGGTGAATCTGACCGTTTTTCTAATACACAATGCCCTAAAGTAGAAAAATTACCTTTGGCTACAGCTCGGTAAAATAAATGTATTTTGCCATCTACTTTAATGATTGCAGGATTCAAAACTCCTTCGCTCTCAAAACTTAAGTCGGTTTTTCTGAGTATAATTCCGTGTTTTGTTATTTCTAACATTTAGGTTGTTGCATTGCGACTTTCATTTTCTTTGTCCTTCCTCTTGTTTTGTTTGTCTTCCCGCTTTTCTTTTAATGATTTTGCCGCTGGCGTTTTATCTGTTTTTTTCTTCGTATTCTTTTCTTTTGACATTTCAAATATTTTTTTTATTGTAAGTAAAGGTCACTTATAAAAAAAGGAAAGCTTTGTAATAGTCTTTCAATTTGTTACATAAATCATAGATATTAGAATTTAAAGGACTAACTTTGAAAGAG encodes the following:
- a CDS encoding DNA alkylation repair protein → MNELLENIVKIEHGFKHIIEAGSLLLKNDGTDHLPMAKRFIETNQVYQIRMLGVYMLGEISHTNPVALHILKNSIPKDKNWRVQEMLAKAFDSYCKHIGYEYALPEIESWINNENTNIKRAVTEGLRIWTSRDFFKQHPEIAIELISRNKLTDSEYLSKSIGNSLRDIRKKHPEAIGKETSKWDVNHHKIQFILKLINK